The sequence GCGCCAGCGCCCCCGCCCTGCCCTTGCGCACGCCGAGCTCACGGAGGAGCTGCGCATCCGCGGCCGTGTGAACGCCCACCCGGTCCAGCTCACGGTCCAGCGCCGAGAGCACCGGCAGGGCCAGGTCCTCCGGCCCGCGCGCACGACGGCCCAACGCCCACGCCCGCCAGCCGCCGGGAGGTGGCGCGGGCTGGTGCAGGGCGTCCAGGCGCCGACGCAGTTCCGTGAGCCGCCGGGACAGCACGCTCAGCGCCCCCTCTCCGCTCCAGCCAGGAGAAGCGACTCACACAAGGGCCTCACGACGGGGGCATTCGCCACCGGCGCATGCGTCGGAATCGCTCCACGTCCTGGCAGACCTCCCGCAGCCGCGCCCCCTGCCGGCACGTGGCGGACTCCCTGCCCCACCACCACACGCCGCCTCATGACGCCGACCGCCGCTCCAACACCTGGCGGCTGAAGCGCCCGAAGTCCTCGTCGATGCCTCTCAACTGGCCCTCCAGCTTGCGTGCACTCTCGCCCAGGTCTCCCGGCATGGAGCCCAGCAGCGACAGCACGCCGCGCAGCCGCACCAGCTCTCCCTCCTTCAGCGCGAGCATGGGGAAGCGGCTGCGCACCAGCCGGTCCACCGTGCGCTCCGCCTCCGCCCGCTCCGAGATGGTGTCCGGCGAAGGCAGCGACGTGAGCAGCTGCGTCAGCCAGCTCCGCAGGTACTTCACGCGCGAGTGCACGAAGGTCAGCTCCGCCTGCGCCACCGCCGCCCGCACGTTGTCAGACAGGAAGCCTGGAGAGGCACCACTCCGAGTGACGGTGAGCTGCCCGTCCAGCCCGAGCAGCGCGGCCAGCTCCCCGTCTGGCGCCCGAGCGGAGAACTCGCCCCGGTAGAAGACATACGCATCGCCATTGAGCACCGCCGTGGCCTGCGGCGGAGGGCTGGCCACCTCGCGCGTGAGGAGCCGGGCGTGCTCCTTGAGTCGCGTCTCGATGATGTCGCGGCACTCGGCCATGACGAGCTCCGCGGCCAGTCCCTCGCGCCGCAGGTTCTCCGCCACGGACTGCACCGCGCGGCCGTACTGCTCGATTCGCTCGAAGGGCGTGGTGTTGAGCACGTCGCGCGCGTAGGCGAGGCCCAGGGGCAGCAGCAGCTCCTGCTTCAGCCCCTGCTGGGACGGGTCCAGCACGGCCAGGGAGTGCTCCAGCTGCGTGAGGCGGCGCGAGTCGGCGGAGAGCGCTTCCAACGGCTCCTTGCGGGACCGATTCGCGGAGCCCTGGAACGCCAGGGCCGCGCGGCGCCGCAGCGCGGACACCACGCGCCGACGCACGGCGACCTCGATCACCCGCACGCGCTCCAGCGCCGCCGGAGCCCCCTCCGCGAGCTGCCCGGCCAGCTCCGTCGTCTGCGACAGCTCCTCCTCCAGGTTGTCCGCCAGCCCCACCAGCCCTTCCAGCTTCAGCCCGTCCTCGAAGTCCACGCTCTCCGCGGAGAGGGCAATCATCTCCAGCGCGCCCTCCAGGAAGCGGGCCGTGGACTCGCACAGCGGCGCGAAGTTGGCGCGCAGCTCGGGAATGGTGCGGCACAGCTCCAGCGCATCCCGGAAGGAGGACAGCAGCGCCAGCCCGCCACGGCCCTCGCCCTGCCCCGCCATGCCGCGCGCCAGCCGCTGCTCGAGCGCGGCCACCAGCGCCCGGGCGGCCACCAGCAGCGGCGCCCGGTTCTGCGCGTGGCGCGGCCCGGGCACCAGCTTCGTCAGCAGCACCTTCGCCGTGTTGGAGACCAGCCCCGGCTGCCAGTTGCGTCCCAGCGCCTCGGCCGCCGTCACTTCTTCCTGGGCCCCCAGGGCCTGCGCCTCGCGCTCCACGCCGCCGCCCAGCTCCTGCCGCACCTTCGCCAGCGCCTCGTCGAAGGCCCGCTGCTCCAGCCGGACGATTTCGAGCTGCGCCCGCTCGCGAGGGTCCACCACCGACTTGAGCAGCGCCTCCGTCTCCGCCGCGGGCGGCCCGCCCAGCAGGAAGAACCAGCGCAGCGAGTCCAGGTCCTCCACCGTCGCCTCCAGCGGTCGGTCCGGCCGCCGGTAGAGCTGGTCCCTCACCACCGTCGCCTTCAGCGCCCACAGCGCCTTCACCGCCGAGCGCTGGGAGAAGTACTTCGTGGGCACGTAGTCGGGCAGCTTGGACACCTGCGCCGCCAGCGCGCGCTCCAGCGCGTCCGCCAGCAGCTCCACGCCCTCCAGCACGTGGCTGGGCACCTTCACCTTCGTCACCGCGTCCTGGAGCAGGTCCACCTGCTGCAGCGTGAGCTGGGCCCGCAGGTCCGGCCTCGACGTCCCGGACGAGAAGCGCTGGAGCATGGCCGCGCGGCTCTCCCTCCGGGCGAAGGACTTGGGCACGAAGCAGATGAAGCTCAGCCGGTCCGCGAAGGCCAGCAGCAACTCCGGCGAGCGCGCCAGCACCTCGGAGAGGTACCGGTTGCTCGTCATGATGACGCACTCGGTGCGCCCCGAGGTCACCCGCCGCCCGTGCTTCAGCTCGCGCTCGTACAGCACGTTGAGGATGGAGCGCAGCAGCATGTCCCGGCCGTCGAAGACCTCGTCCAGGAAGGCGTGCTCGGAGCCCAGCATGCCCTCGTCCGTGAGGTACTCCGTGCGCCCCGTCTCCGTGAGGACCTTGAAGTCCACCGGGCCGATGAGGTCCGTCTGCACGGTGGACTCGGCGAGCTGCTTGGAGAACAGCGACGGCTGCCCCGTGCGCTCGTCCACGATGCGCCCCAGCACCGCGCTGGCGATGGCGCTCTTCGCCGTGCCCGGCGGCCCCACCACCAGCACGTGCTCCCGCCCGAGGAGCGCCAGCTCGATTTGCGTGAAGAGCGTCTCTCGCTCCAGGTAGGCGTCCCGGAGCTCGCCGAAGAAGTGACGGAAGGCCCGGGCGGCCTGGAGGTACGGGGGCGGATGAGCGTGCACGGACAACCCAGAGGTAGCGGGGACGGCCCATGCTATCCGCCGCCCTCGCCCCATTTGAAGTGGACCGGTGCCTTCCCCAGGTCAACCTCACTGCTCCCGAAGGGTGTCGTGCAGGTGGGCGTGGACGCTCCGCCAGATGTCGTGCTGCCGCTCGATGGGGTCCATCACCGCCATGCCCACGGACGTGGCCGGGGAGCTGCCCTGGAAGGCGGAGTACTGGCGCAGCCGCGTGCCGCCCTGGCCGTCCTCCTGGAAGACGAAGCGGTTCGTCCCCCGCAGCGGGTGCCCGTCCAGGGTGGTGATGTGCACCGTGTTCTTCTCCGGCTCCAGGTGGACGGTGATGGGCGCCCACACCGGCGGTGGGCCCTTCTCCTCCAGGAACAGCTTCGCCCCGTCCGTCAGCGACTTCACCTCGGGCCGCACCTGGATGCCCGCCGACTCGAACACCGCCCCGGGGTTGCGCACGAAGTAGGCGTAGGCCTTCTCCGGCGCCACGCCCGGAATGGAGCTGGTGTAGTCCGTGAGTGACGTGGGCGCTCCCTGGATGGGCGGGCTCGCGTCCAGGTGCTTCAGGTGCTCACGCGCGTACGCGTCCACCAAGCGGCCGCCTCCCATCAACAGGCTCGCCGCCGCGGCCTCGGACTGTGCGGCCGTCAGCGTCGCCTGCTTCATCTGCGTGGCCAGGTTGCCCGTGGGCTTCGGAGGGAAGGAGCCTCCGATGGCGAAGTCGAACCTGTTGCCCGCCCCCGCCATCGGCCCGGAACGGGGCCCCGTGACGATGACGCCCTCCCGCGCTGCACCCTCCACGCCGCGGTACACCTCCACGGTGCTGGACGGGACGCAGGCCGAGGGCCGGGACGAAGCAGTCCTTCCCGGAGGCAGCGACGTTGCGGTGGTTCCCTCGGTGTCGACGAGGCCGGGGTGGAGGGAGGACGGCGGGGATTCGATGCGAGACATGCGGGCGCCCTTTCACTGGCACGGGTTGCCCCGCCCGATTGCAGCCCCTTCGCCAACCTCCACCCCAGTCCTCTCAAGCACTTGCCGCATGCTCGCGTCCCGCTTCGCGTACGACCCGTCCGCAGTTTCGGAAGCCGGAATCCCTTCCTCGCCCGTCAGCTTCGGCGCCGGGACCTTCGCAGCAGCATGGCGAGCGCAGCGAACGTCACGGACGCCCCCGGCCCCGCGCCGGGAATCGGATTGCAGCCGCAGCCCGAGGTGTCCCCGGGCTCGGGCTCGGGACGAGTCCCTGCGTCCGCGTTCGCCCCCGCGTCCGTGACTCCCGCATCCACCATCTCGCCCGCGTCCACCATCTCGCCCGCGTCCACCATCTCGCCCGCGTCAGGAGCTCCGGCATCGGCGCCCGCATCTGGCGTGCCTCCATCCGTCTCAGTCCCGGAATCCGGAACACCTGCGTCCGTCGAAGGCTGGTGGGCGCCCACGGTGAAAGCGCGCTCGGCGGAGAACGCACTGGACACCTCGTGCACATCCGAGGCCTTCACGCGCCAAGCGTAGCTGCCGGGCGGCAGGGCCTCGTTCGCGGCCAGGGTCCACGCCGTCTCCACCGTGACGTGCGTGCGCACGGGCGCGCCGTCCTGGAGGACTTCTACGTGGTAGGTGACGGCCTCGCCCTCCTCGTCCGTGGAAGCACTCCACTGGAAGGCCACGAGCCCGCTCTCCAAGCGCGCCCCGCCCGCGGGTGCCACGAGCACCGGCACGGACGGAGCATGGTTGACCGGCGACACCTGGATGGACACCGTGGCCGTCGCCGACACGAGCTCCCCATCCGAGACGCGGAAGGTGAAGCGGTCCGGGCCGCTATAACGGGCCGCCGGTACGTAGGTGCGGTTGGCGCCCGTGCCACTCAGGGTGCCGTGCTGGGGCAGCGTGACGATGTCGTAGGTCAGCCCCTGCCCTTCCGGGTCGCTCCCCTGGAGGACGATTTCCACGGGCGTGTCCGCCACCGTGGTCACCCCCTGCGACGCGGCGGAGGGCGGCTGGTTGTCCTCGAACGTCACGAACCGGCCGCGCACCCGGTCGTTCCAGTAGGGCGCCGACTGGTCGAAGCGGGAGTAGACGACGAAGGCCGTCCTGCCGGTGCCGGCGAAGGCCACGGCGGGCGCCATCTCCGTGTCCCCGGTATCCGCGATGGCGAACCCCGAGGGCTCCCGGACGGTGCCCGCGTTCGTCACGCGTGCGCCCTGGATGTTGGGATTGGGCGTGCTCACACGGTGGTCCTGCCAGACGACGAGGTACTCCGCCCCCAGCGACGCCACCGACGGGAAGTCCTGATACCGGGTGGCCGTGGAGATGGCGATGCCAGCCGGGTCCAGCACCGTCCCCTCGCGCGAAACGCGTGCGCCGTAGACATCGGAGGCGCTGCTCTTGCGGAAGTCCTCCCAGGCGACGAAGTAGTCCGTGCCATTCGAAGCGACAACGGGGCCCCCTGATTATCCACCTCCGTGGTGATGGGGAACGCCGACGCATCCAGCACCACGCCCGCGCTCGAAACGCGTGCGCCGTAGATGTCACTGCCGTTGCGCGTGTCCTCCCAGACGACGAGGGAGTCCGTTCCGTTGGAGGCCACCTCGGGAGCATGGGCGAAGGCGGGCGGGCCGGAAATGGAAAGCCCCGAGGCATCCAGCACCGC comes from Pyxidicoccus parkwaysis and encodes:
- a CDS encoding AAA family ATPase, whose amino-acid sequence is MGRGRRIAWAVPATSGLSVHAHPPPYLQAARAFRHFFGELRDAYLERETLFTQIELALLGREHVLVVGPPGTAKSAIASAVLGRIVDERTGQPSLFSKQLAESTVQTDLIGPVDFKVLTETGRTEYLTDEGMLGSEHAFLDEVFDGRDMLLRSILNVLYERELKHGRRVTSGRTECVIMTSNRYLSEVLARSPELLLAFADRLSFICFVPKSFARRESRAAMLQRFSSGTSRPDLRAQLTLQQVDLLQDAVTKVKVPSHVLEGVELLADALERALAAQVSKLPDYVPTKYFSQRSAVKALWALKATVVRDQLYRRPDRPLEATVEDLDSLRWFFLLGGPPAAETEALLKSVVDPRERAQLEIVRLEQRAFDEALAKVRQELGGGVEREAQALGAQEEVTAAEALGRNWQPGLVSNTAKVLLTKLVPGPRHAQNRAPLLVAARALVAALEQRLARGMAGQGEGRGGLALLSSFRDALELCRTIPELRANFAPLCESTARFLEGALEMIALSAESVDFEDGLKLEGLVGLADNLEEELSQTTELAGQLAEGAPAALERVRVIEVAVRRRVVSALRRRAALAFQGSANRSRKEPLEALSADSRRLTQLEHSLAVLDPSQQGLKQELLLPLGLAYARDVLNTTPFERIEQYGRAVQSVAENLRREGLAAELVMAECRDIIETRLKEHARLLTREVASPPPQATAVLNGDAYVFYRGEFSARAPDGELAALLGLDGQLTVTRSGASPGFLSDNVRAAVAQAELTFVHSRVKYLRSWLTQLLTSLPSPDTISERAEAERTVDRLVRSRFPMLALKEGELVRLRGVLSLLGSMPGDLGESARKLEGQLRGIDEDFGRFSRQVLERRSAS
- a CDS encoding Ig-like domain-containing protein, encoding MLDPAGIAISTATRYQDFPSVASLGAEYLVVWQDHRVSTPNPNIQGARVTNAGTVREPSGFAIADTGDTEMAPAVAFAGTGRTAFVVYSRFDQSAPYWNDRVRGRFVTFEDNQPPSAASQGVTTVADTPVEIVLQGSDPEGQGLTYDIVTLPQHGTLSGTGANRTYVPAARYSGPDRFTFRVSDGELVSATATVSIQVSPVNHAPSVPVLVAPAGGARLESGLVAFQWSASTDEEGEAVTYHVEVLQDGAPVRTHVTVETAWTLAANEALPPGSYAWRVKASDVHEVSSAFSAERAFTVGAHQPSTDAGVPDSGTETDGGTPDAGADAGAPDAGEMVDAGEMVDAGEMVDAGVTDAGANADAGTRPEPEPGDTSGCGCNPIPGAGPGASVTFAALAMLLRRSRRRS